The genomic window ATGAATACTCTGGCGGTACTGTTTAGCATACTGTTGCTGACCTTCTTTGTAATTAGGGCATCTTTTCACTGCCCTAGCTTCTATTTCACTTTGGATGCTCTCGCGTACATTTTTCATTGTGGGTAGAACAATGCTGCCAGCTTGGTAACTTTTAGCTAACGTGATAATTGCTTGTGCTAGTAAGTTATCAATGTGCTTTCCTAACTCCAATTCTGACAACTTAATTTGTGTGTTGCTTTTTTGAGCTTTGTGGCGTTCATGAGAATTATGTTGCTGCTGCTGTCGCTGGCGGTTCAGTAACTTGTAATTATCACCAAGTAGCTGTTTAACACTACGATACGCAAGAACTTTATTTGTGGGACAGTCAACAATAGCTATTGTTGCAGGCTTTTCTAGACCCAAACTCACACCAATGAGAATTGATGTTTTACCCTGATACAAGTTTTGATTTGGACGTGGATAAGCGGTATCGATTTTAGTGAGTGTTGAGTTAAGACGTTTGACATAATTTTGCTGATGTAGATTTAATTTTTCTTTTTTTTCCATGTCCGCCAGGTCTTGAGTAATTTCGTCTACTTTTTCTTGCCTAAACTCTTGAGTCCCTTCAATCGTCCACAAGCGAGTATCAACGCTGCAATAAAGAGTTAAACGATGAATCTTCCAGGGAAGGTCATTGCCTTTATTGTCTTGCCATGCTATACGTCCTGAACGTAAAGTAAACAGAGCAGATGAATACTGGTCTTTGTTGTTGCGCTTAATGCTCTGATCTTCTAAAAATCTTTGAAACCAATAAATTTGTTTATTATCGCAGTAAATTTCAAAGATATGATTATTGAATTCTTTACCTGAGAAGCTAACACAAATACGACCTTTTTCATTTTTTGACCAAATAAGGTCTTCGTTGCTTGTAAATTGAACTGGAAATGGCATCGAACTAGGATTTTGTAAGAGATGTTTCTGCCAAATTTTAAATTGATTTTCGCTTTCAGGAACATTGGTGGTTGCTACTAAAAGGCTTTGTAGCCACTCTTGTCCTGTCAAATCACGACCACTGGGTATCCTCGATTTCAATTGTTCTTTAAGACGTTCAATCTCTTTCAATTTCTTGCTACGACGTAGAGCATACCGATTAGGATCTTCCTCTTCTTCGCTAACCTGACAATTATTTTTCAATAAGTAAGCGAGGACACACCGATTAAGAGGATTCTTTGCTTTATCGTAAGCCTTAAATAAAATGTCAAATAGTGTGTAATTATTGTTTTTACTTCTACTTTTTTTACGCTTATTTGCATTTTCATTTGTAATATCTTGCTTATGAATTTCTTCAACCTTAGCAATATAGCGCGGTAAAGTTTTAATAGCTTTAGCGCGAATAATCTTTAAACTAAAGTTACTTTCTTGTTCCAGTTCTACATTACTTTTGAGCATATTGAGCCAATGCTCTTTTTTCTCGATTTTTTGTTGTCGTTCTTTCTGTAATGCCAACCAAGACTTGTAAATATACTCGACTACTTCAATAGCTGATTTGTAAAAACGCTTGGGTTGGTTAACAAAGCGTTCTTGAGTACTGAGTAAGTCACACAGTGGTTTGATTACTCCATTTGGTAATTTGCCCTTC from Nostoc sp. UHCC 0926 includes these protein-coding regions:
- the cas12k gene encoding type V CRISPR-associated protein Cas12k (Type V-K CRISPR systems have also been known as with the large Cas12k protein, has also been known as type V-U5, and Cas12k as C2c5.) is translated as MSVITIQCRLVASEDTRRHLWQLMAEKNTPLINELLKQVRIHPDMEQWLKKGKLPNGVIKPLCDLLSTQERFVNQPKRFYKSAIEVVEYIYKSWLALQKERQQKIEKKEHWLNMLKSNVELEQESNFSLKIIRAKAIKTLPRYIAKVEEIHKQDITNENANKRKKSRSKNNNYTLFDILFKAYDKAKNPLNRCVLAYLLKNNCQVSEEEEDPNRYALRRSKKLKEIERLKEQLKSRIPSGRDLTGQEWLQSLLVATTNVPESENQFKIWQKHLLQNPSSMPFPVQFTSNEDLIWSKNEKGRICVSFSGKEFNNHIFEIYCDNKQIYWFQRFLEDQSIKRNNKDQYSSALFTLRSGRIAWQDNKGNDLPWKIHRLTLYCSVDTRLWTIEGTQEFRQEKVDEITQDLADMEKKEKLNLHQQNYVKRLNSTLTKIDTAYPRPNQNLYQGKTSILIGVSLGLEKPATIAIVDCPTNKVLAYRSVKQLLGDNYKLLNRQRQQQQHNSHERHKAQKSNTQIKLSELELGKHIDNLLAQAIITLAKSYQAGSIVLPTMKNVRESIQSEIEARAVKRCPNYKEGQQQYAKQYRQSIHRWSYNRLIECIQRQAAKANISIEQGSQPIRDSPQEKARDLAIAAYHFRQNKS